The proteins below are encoded in one region of Ostrea edulis chromosome 3, xbOstEdul1.1, whole genome shotgun sequence:
- the LOC125676131 gene encoding betaine--homocysteine S-methyltransferase 1-like: MSGNRFLDRLTSGETILVAEGYMWEFDRRGYLQRGSNAPEVVVEHPDLVKAMHQEFVHAGSDVVLAFTYCAHREKLKSINREDDVEKLNRQALQIAKEVAKETGALLAGGICHTRVYDEKDPVAVEKCRQMFKEMIEWAVEAGVDYITGETFDILSEALLAVDCIQKYGKGVPAVITFAPYCPDETVDGVPIPEACRRLEDAGAAVVGVNCARGPKTMIPLLKDIRKACKGPIAALPVPFRCQDHCRTFYSIKDEETGDFLYPRNMESARCNSKDIIQFAKEAKEIGVQYLGLCCGNTAGQMRDLAETLGRKPPASRYSMDMSQSAIQGTNADKISPTAMKTRLYMFGKSDYTQKN, translated from the exons ATGAGCGGAAACA GGTTTTTGGATCGTTTGACCTCCGGGGAGACAATCCTGGTGGCGGAGGGATACATGTGGGAATTCGATAGGCGTGGTTATCTTCAACGTGGAAGCAATGCACCTGAGGTAGTGGTGGAACATCCGGATCTTGTAAAAGCAATGCACCAGGAATTTGTACATGCAGGAAGTGACGTTGTATTAGCTTTCACA TATTGTGCACACCGTGAGAAACTGAAATCAATCAACAGGGAAGATGACGTTGAGAAACTGAATCGCCAAGCGTTACAAATAGCCAAGGAAGTGGCCAAGGAGACAGGTGCGCTCCTGGCTGGGGGGATTTGCCACACACGGGTTTACGATGAAAAGGATCCTGTCGCCGTGGAGAAATGTCGGCAGATGTTTAAG GAAATGATTGAATGGGCTGTTGAGGCAGGAGTTGATTATATTACCGGGGAGACATTTGACATCCTGAGTGAGGCGTTGTTGGCAGTAGATTGTATTCAGAAGTATGGCAAAG GTGTACCAGCCGTCATTACATTCGCCCCGTACTGTCCCGATGAAACGGTAGATGGCGTTCCAATACCGGAAGCATGTCGCCGATTAGAGGATGCTGGGGCGGCAGTAGTTGGGGTTAATTGTGCACGTGGTCCTAAAACGATGATTCCTCTACTGAAAGATATCCGTAAAGCGTGCAAG GGACCGATAGCCGCCCTACCTGTACCGTTCCGTTGTCAAGATCATTGCCGGACATTCTATTCAATCAAAGATGAAgagacag GGGATTTTCTATATCCACGAAATATGGAAAGTGCCAGATGCAATTCGAAGGATATTATTCAATTTGCTAAAGAGGCAAAAGAAATAGGTGTTCAGTATTTAGGGTTATGTTGTGGGAACACTGCTGGCCAGATGAGGGATCTGGCAGAGACGCTGGGACGAAAGCCTCCCGCCAGCCGCTACTCTATGGATATGTCGCAGTCGGCCATACAGGGAACAAATGCTGACAAAATTAGCCCAACAGCAATGAAAACCCGCCTCTATATGTTTGGGAAATCCGACTATACTCAAAAGAACTAA
- the LOC125676133 gene encoding uncharacterized protein LOC125676133, translated as MSIQSLEFVDPSGLSDIEEKMRDRIQNNERLLERKGKTSQRSVNTSSQLEEFRPSVIEREMEYIKPCIDKTSQYLRATDNQIKSSGRKRTVTGKESNKRAKVSLDEEKICSYPMEFIEKSEARRVCLGRCIQQIAVVKVDDISPGDHLVYQRPGYQHHAIVVSINKIDKFTADVIVIHKSGNAGDVFQGLIKYVLTIGQSSPKGRLMEEKFENVDVRSTCLFVVKYKTYPYTPEQIIQRARDQLDKSKSSEYNLANNNCEHIVTWCVTGEWYSDQINSLWINVRNRLKPFCEDTASLEKLEDMRRCELICDECYSKCKTGGEDKTMP; from the coding sequence ATGAGTATccaatcattagaattcgtggatCCCTCTGGGCTCAGTGACATAGAAGAAAAAATGAGGGATAGAATCCAGAATAATGAGCGACTGTTAGAGAGAAAAGGCAAAACCTCTCAGCGTTCCGTCAACACAAGTTCACAACTTGAGGAATTCAGACCCTCTGTGATTGAGAGAGAAATGGAGTACATAAAACCCTGTATTGACAAGACGTCTCAATATCTGAGGGCTACAGACAACCAAATCAAATCTTCTGGAAGGAAAAGAACGGTGACCGGTAAGGAAAGCAATAAGAGAGCAAAGGTTTCATTGGATGAAGAAAAAATCTGCAGCTATCCCATGGAGTTTATTGAGAAATCAGAGGCACGGCGTGTGTGTCTGGGGCGCTGTATTCAACAGATAGCAGTTGTTAAAGTTGATGATATCAGCCCCGGCGACCATCTAGTGTACCAACGCCCGGGCTATCAACATCACGCCATTGTAGTGAGTATAAATAAAATCGACAAGTTCACTGCTGATGTAATAGTGATTCACAAAAGTGGCAATGCCGGAGACGTATTCCAGGGGTTGATAAAATACGTTTTAACCATTGGACAAAGTAGTCCTAAAGGTCGTCTGATGGAAGAAAAGTTCGAAAATGTCGATGTAAGGTCGACCTGTTTGTTcgttgtaaaatacaaaacTTACCCGTACACTCCGGAACAGATTATTCAGAGAGCACGTGATCAGTTGGACAAATCAAAATCTTCGGAATATAATTTGGCGAATAACAATTGCGAACACATAGTCACGTGGTGTGTGACTGGCGAATGGTACAGCGACCAAATCAACAGTTTGTGGATCAATGTCAGAAACAGATTAAAACCTTTCTGTGAGGACACGGCTTCCCTGGAAAAGCTAGAGGACATGCGGCGATGTGAATTAATCTGTGACGAATGTTATTCTAAGTGCAAAACGGGCGGGGAAGACAAAACAATGCCATAA